A genomic segment from Candidatus Korarchaeum cryptofilum OPF8 encodes:
- a CDS encoding DUF1641 domain-containing protein, with protein MSGKLEEIFSDEKNVEKFKQFIEKLDNLNYILDRLELFLGSGMIDELLGMLFSLMALERAFMKEEMIEELSELSARLTFLISPKCMSELREAFDSKESLGLIGLMRKMRDPDVQRGLAIVMDILKVIGKCNKECQSRRE; from the coding sequence ATGAGCGGGAAGTTGGAGGAGATATTTTCAGATGAGAAGAATGTTGAGAAGTTCAAGCAGTTCATTGAGAAGTTAGATAACCTAAATTACATTCTGGACAGGCTGGAGCTCTTCCTGGGCTCAGGGATGATCGATGAGCTGCTCGGGATGCTCTTCTCCCTCATGGCCCTAGAGAGGGCTTTCATGAAGGAGGAGATGATAGAGGAACTATCTGAGCTCTCCGCTAGGCTCACTTTCCTGATCTCACCTAAATGCATGTCAGAACTGAGGGAGGCCTTCGACAGCAAGGAGAGCTTGGGTCTAATAGGCTTAATGAGGAAGATGAGGGATCCTGACGTCCAGAGGGGGCTAGCTATAGTAATGGATATCCTCAAGGTGATTGGGAAGTGCAACAAGGAGTGCCAGTCCAGGAGGGAATAA
- a CDS encoding NAD(P)/FAD-dependent oxidoreductase, which yields MKVLVIGGGDGGTIFANRLARRAPRDLEIEVIDKSDVHYYQPGFLFVAIGESSRERISKSRSKIYSRGVKFTRAEVEKVDLDDRKVRLKGGELRSYDYLVISTGSVMNYDDIPGFMGNVDHFWTLEDAEKLHRKVKEFEGGKVVVGIGGLTYKCPVAPLEIAFLLDDYFRAKGIREKVDMKFISPLERPYGPRLLNRVIVEEMRRRNIEPITFFTVDRVDGESRKVISMEGDSLDYDLLVLSPPHRGADLILNSGIGDDEGWIPVDKHYLNVKGYDDAFAIGDATNLPIPKTGVIAHFEASTVADNIYYEINGLERRSLFDGQSFCIIEMGRELASAQVSNYYYTEAPGLIPTRVLHLAKLAMNTMYWTCILGGYI from the coding sequence ATGAAAGTCCTCGTGATCGGAGGGGGAGATGGAGGTACTATATTCGCTAATAGGCTGGCTAGAAGGGCCCCCAGGGATTTGGAGATAGAGGTAATAGATAAGTCGGATGTACACTACTACCAGCCCGGCTTCCTCTTCGTAGCAATAGGGGAGAGCAGTAGGGAGAGGATAAGCAAGAGCAGGAGCAAGATATATAGCAGGGGTGTGAAGTTCACGCGGGCTGAGGTTGAGAAGGTAGATCTGGATGATAGGAAGGTGAGGCTGAAGGGAGGGGAATTGAGGAGTTACGATTATTTAGTAATTTCCACTGGCTCAGTAATGAATTACGATGACATTCCCGGGTTCATGGGTAATGTGGATCACTTCTGGACGTTAGAAGACGCTGAGAAGCTCCACAGAAAGGTGAAGGAATTCGAAGGGGGAAAGGTGGTAGTCGGGATAGGAGGCCTAACTTATAAGTGTCCCGTAGCCCCCCTTGAGATAGCTTTCCTCTTGGACGATTACTTCAGGGCCAAGGGGATAAGGGAGAAGGTCGATATGAAGTTCATCTCCCCCCTGGAGAGACCATACGGCCCCAGGTTGCTCAATAGGGTGATAGTCGAGGAGATGAGGAGGAGGAATATAGAGCCAATCACCTTCTTCACTGTAGATAGGGTGGATGGCGAGAGCAGGAAAGTGATATCTATGGAGGGGGATTCCCTCGATTACGATCTCCTAGTGCTATCACCTCCCCATAGAGGCGCTGATCTGATCCTCAACTCCGGAATAGGGGATGATGAAGGCTGGATACCCGTGGATAAGCACTACCTGAATGTGAAGGGCTACGATGATGCCTTCGCGATAGGGGATGCTACTAACCTCCCGATCCCCAAGACCGGGGTCATAGCTCACTTCGAAGCTTCCACTGTGGCCGATAACATATACTATGAGATAAACGGGCTGGAGAGGAGGAGCCTCTTCGATGGGCAGAGCTTCTGCATAATAGAGATGGGGAGGGAGCTGGCATCGGCTCAGGTCTCCAACTACTATTATACGGAAGCTCCCGGGCTGATACCGACTAGAGTGCTCCATCTAGCTAAGTTGGCTATGAACACAATGTACTGGACCTGCATATTAGGGGGCTATATATGA
- a CDS encoding 30S ribosomal protein S27e: MKELIPLPKSYFVRVRCPKCGNEQIIFSHASRVVRCQVCDEVLARPRGGKAEILAPQMEKLGAKSY, from the coding sequence ATGAAGGAGCTAATCCCCTTACCTAAGAGTTACTTCGTTAGAGTGAGATGTCCCAAGTGCGGGAACGAGCAGATAATATTCTCGCATGCATCCAGAGTAGTCAGGTGCCAGGTCTGCGATGAGGTCCTAGCGAGGCCCAGGGGAGGGAAGGCCGAGATTTTAGCCCCTCAGATGGAGAAATTGGGGGCTAAAAGCTACTAA
- a CDS encoding DNA replication complex subunit Gins51: MKYREIIREVILAISEGKVSPSLIAEIKAAEESLSKDLPKGLEGRVYARASEVLRNLRIELENSMKLMDLFIKAAYGAELESIERKLKADEVVKEVVEERAYGPLGSMAMSLVTFKTQVPKFVGVDMRVYGPFSEGDIALIPEENAQALKSSGAVEVMEDASSGED; encoded by the coding sequence TTGAAGTATAGGGAGATAATAAGGGAGGTAATTCTAGCCATCTCGGAGGGTAAGGTGAGCCCCTCCCTAATAGCAGAGATAAAGGCCGCTGAGGAGTCCCTATCTAAGGACCTACCGAAGGGCTTGGAGGGGAGGGTCTACGCTAGAGCTTCGGAGGTTCTGAGGAACCTGAGGATAGAGTTAGAGAACTCGATGAAGCTTATGGATCTATTCATTAAAGCAGCTTACGGGGCTGAGCTAGAGTCAATCGAGAGGAAGCTGAAGGCCGATGAAGTGGTTAAGGAGGTGGTGGAGGAGAGGGCTTACGGGCCCCTGGGTTCCATGGCCATGTCACTAGTAACGTTTAAAACTCAAGTACCCAAGTTCGTTGGTGTGGACATGAGGGTGTATGGTCCCTTCTCCGAGGGTGACATCGCGTTGATACCTGAGGAGAACGCTCAAGCCCTCAAGTCTAGCGGGGCTGTGGAGGTGATGGAGGATGCAAGTTCCGGAGAAGATTAA
- a CDS encoding proliferating cell nuclear antigen PcnA, protein MANRVVFEEAGTLKAIVEAVESLVGEASVKLDPDFGFGLQALDPSKTAMIQVSLPRAYFIEFEAESSRFYGIDFTDLAKMLKRVKNKERVELTFTESLMKITSMNGYRRVFEFPLLAGTPFEFKTIKVDFKARARLDSDTIPNVIKDLKIVGSDVEIYIDSEKVEFRTNSDRGKAVISITKEDRALIDIWAEEPSKSLYNMAYLEKMTKPADISEEADIELRTNAPLKLSYPVGGIEGAGITYYLAHLQV, encoded by the coding sequence ATGGCCAATAGGGTGGTTTTTGAGGAAGCTGGTACGTTAAAAGCGATAGTTGAGGCTGTAGAATCACTAGTTGGTGAAGCTTCCGTAAAATTGGATCCAGATTTCGGTTTCGGGCTTCAGGCCCTCGATCCATCTAAGACGGCCATGATACAAGTGAGCCTCCCCAGGGCTTACTTCATAGAGTTCGAAGCTGAATCCTCGAGGTTCTATGGTATAGATTTCACGGATCTAGCTAAGATGCTGAAGAGGGTCAAGAACAAGGAGAGAGTTGAACTAACGTTCACGGAGTCCCTGATGAAGATAACGAGCATGAACGGCTATAGGAGGGTCTTCGAATTTCCCCTGCTAGCCGGTACTCCCTTCGAGTTCAAGACTATAAAAGTGGATTTCAAGGCGAGAGCGAGGCTGGATAGCGATACCATACCGAACGTGATAAAGGACCTGAAGATAGTGGGTTCAGATGTAGAGATATACATAGATAGTGAGAAAGTGGAGTTCAGGACGAACAGCGATAGGGGGAAGGCCGTAATATCGATAACGAAGGAGGATAGAGCTCTTATAGATATCTGGGCTGAGGAACCGTCAAAGAGCCTTTACAATATGGCTTACTTGGAGAAGATGACTAAACCAGCTGATATATCGGAGGAAGCGGATATAGAGCTAAGGACGAATGCCCCCTTGAAGCTCAGCTACCCCGTGGGGGGGATAGAGGGGGCGGGGATCACATATTACCTTGCCCACCTCCAGGTTTGA
- a CDS encoding DNA primase small subunit domain-containing protein, with protein MREEEGLIEELFRSYYRSMRGAIYVKDVAKREFMFRGFDGKVRRHISFKDLEELRRHLIYEPPLDAYYSVSLYERPEAEMEDKGRIKADLLFDIDSSDLRDEGCERGSIWRCKNCGKSGMGLSPQRCPNCGSDRMEVNHWLNERCIEVSREEVRKLIDVLTQDFGVDPDWILIAYTGNRGFHVRVTEGPLTLLGKEERREIAQYVMASGLDISSFIIPDGRGFRIDQRNGHVARALKYIGEPRVSSRDRRRMEELLKSSIERVRVKVDWMVTMDTGRLTRIPNSLHGKTGFRALSLTLDEYRRMNPFKDAIGLPAEPEMKVRIKMKVPAFRMRDESFGPYEEGEERILPAYAAVFLILRGRADPVEGNYLEV; from the coding sequence TTGCGGGAGGAGGAGGGTCTGATAGAGGAGCTCTTCAGGTCATACTACAGGTCGATGAGGGGAGCCATATACGTGAAGGACGTAGCTAAGAGGGAGTTCATGTTCAGGGGGTTCGATGGGAAGGTAAGGAGGCACATATCATTCAAGGACCTGGAGGAGTTGAGGAGGCACTTGATATATGAGCCCCCTCTCGATGCTTACTACAGCGTCTCACTCTACGAGAGGCCGGAGGCTGAGATGGAGGATAAGGGTAGGATAAAAGCGGATCTACTCTTCGATATCGATTCCAGCGATCTGAGGGATGAGGGATGCGAGAGGGGATCTATATGGAGATGTAAGAACTGCGGTAAATCGGGGATGGGGCTTAGCCCTCAGAGGTGCCCCAATTGCGGTTCCGATAGGATGGAGGTGAATCATTGGTTGAACGAGAGGTGCATAGAGGTGAGCAGGGAGGAAGTAAGGAAGCTGATAGATGTGCTGACGCAGGACTTTGGCGTAGACCCCGATTGGATCCTGATAGCATACACTGGGAACAGGGGGTTCCACGTCAGAGTGACTGAGGGGCCCTTGACGCTACTAGGGAAGGAGGAGAGGAGGGAGATCGCTCAATACGTCATGGCGAGCGGCTTAGATATTTCAAGCTTCATAATTCCGGATGGGAGGGGATTCAGGATAGATCAGAGGAACGGCCACGTAGCTAGGGCCCTAAAATACATAGGAGAGCCCAGGGTGAGTTCGAGGGATAGGAGGAGGATGGAAGAGCTTCTCAAGAGCTCGATAGAGAGAGTGAGAGTTAAGGTGGATTGGATGGTCACCATGGATACTGGAAGGCTCACTAGGATACCCAATAGCTTGCACGGTAAGACCGGGTTCAGGGCATTGAGCTTAACTTTAGATGAATATAGGAGGATGAACCCGTTCAAAGATGCTATTGGCCTTCCAGCTGAGCCTGAGATGAAAGTGAGGATCAAGATGAAAGTACCGGCTTTCAGAATGAGGGATGAGAGCTTCGGGCCTTACGAAGAGGGCGAGGAGCGAATCCTACCAGCTTATGCGGCTGTCTTCCTGATCCTGAGGGGAAGAGCCGATCCGGTGGAAGGTAATTATCTTGAAGTATAG
- a CDS encoding DsrE/DsrF/DrsH-like family protein, producing the protein MGKAKKLLIIASKGTLDMAYPPLILAQVGAAMGLEVGVFFTFWGLNIIRKDTVDKLKISPVGNPALGMPNILGILPGMTSLATSMMKKRIEGIKMASIRDMIKECKELGVKFYACSNTVELMGLKREQLIDEVDDIVGATAFLEMASEDAIVLFI; encoded by the coding sequence ATGGGTAAGGCCAAGAAGTTGCTCATAATAGCGAGCAAGGGAACCTTAGATATGGCGTATCCCCCCCTTATATTGGCTCAAGTGGGCGCTGCTATGGGGCTCGAGGTGGGCGTCTTCTTCACCTTCTGGGGGCTAAACATAATAAGGAAGGATACCGTGGATAAGCTGAAGATATCTCCAGTGGGGAATCCGGCTTTGGGGATGCCCAATATACTCGGAATCCTCCCGGGGATGACTTCACTGGCGACTAGCATGATGAAGAAGAGGATAGAGGGTATAAAAATGGCGTCAATAAGGGATATGATAAAGGAGTGCAAGGAGCTAGGGGTTAAGTTCTACGCCTGCTCGAATACAGTCGAGCTGATGGGACTGAAGAGGGAGCAGTTGATAGATGAAGTCGATGATATAGTCGGAGCCACAGCTTTCCTGGAGATGGCATCCGAGGATGCCATAGTCCTCTTCATCTGA
- a CDS encoding DNA polymerase II large subunit — translation MDYFDTLRKGMDELLSVARRARSLGLDPSNDIEISLANELHERIAALFGIPELGERVKYWLDATGSKLETAFRVIGEIVPGYYLKISYERRAELALRVGMAIITDATVSAPIEGISKVEVKKQGGTYLSVYYNGPIRTAGGTEGAISVLMADYIRQRLGIDRYRPTQEEIERYVEEVSLYKRIAHLQYNSEPNEVRIAVSNLPVEITGPPTEKEEVSSFRNLPRVETNRVRGGAVLVINDCIIQKAKKLKKIIDQIKKIGFDDSCWGWIEGKKEEESEEEAGGCPVIEPSYKYLKDAVMGRPVLSHPSRIGGFRLRYGRARNTGLASIGMNPATMYLLDSFIAVGTQVRIERPGKSAVVMPVDSIEGPTVRLRDGSVIRVDDPDEAMRIMDQVEEIIHLGDVLIGYGEFLENNHPLLPSAWVEEWWEALVRRKGLRAVRGFEDALRASRELDVPLHPRFTYYWEHITSEELLKLAGAIRNSERAEIDLNEDIKRILELLGVPHRVQNGKIVLDEEDWKALSYIASKLPESLELPRYATIKVLNQYLDVKVMPKGPTKIGMRVGRPEKAKPRKMKPPVNLLFPVGNLKGSSRSLDLAYEKGSVNVEVALRLCRKCGSRTTLFRCPNCGSPTYKISFCPICGKQVNGKCQDHPNAEPVPYRSVKLNIREEVDRALRKLGESPGILERVKGVKGLTSGSKIPEPIEKGILRAKHGLSVFKDGTVRFDAVNAVLTHFKPEEIGVSVEKLRELGYLEDVEGKYLEREDQLLELKVQDIIIPRAAAKYLLSIANYIDELLVKFYGLEPFYNLRDESDLIGQLVLTISPHTFVANLARIIGFTNADVIFAHPFLHAAKRRNVDGDEDSIMLALDALINFSREFLPSSPGGREDAPLLLVTKVDPKYIDDEVYNMEVSELPPEFYEATYKFEDPSKLKGIIETVGSRIEAGDLYPKIVGSIETSRMDLGPLQTTYRKLETMSDKMEAHFSLERKIRAVDEKDALSRALTSHFLRDIIGNLRKFGQQEFRCSECNAKYRRPPISGRCPRCGGNIVLTVHKGTVLKYLKPTLELIRRYGMEGYLSQRVKLIEGEISSLFKEEKINSADLSRFLCNERKVKLVDFL, via the coding sequence ATGGATTACTTCGATACCCTGAGGAAGGGGATGGATGAGCTGCTGAGCGTAGCTAGGAGAGCTAGATCTCTAGGGCTCGATCCCAGCAATGATATCGAGATAAGCCTGGCCAATGAACTCCATGAGAGGATAGCAGCTCTCTTCGGCATCCCTGAGCTGGGGGAGAGGGTTAAATATTGGTTGGATGCTACGGGGAGCAAGCTGGAGACTGCCTTCAGGGTCATAGGTGAGATAGTACCCGGATATTATCTCAAGATAAGCTATGAGAGGAGAGCCGAGCTAGCTTTAAGGGTCGGGATGGCGATAATAACTGACGCCACTGTCTCAGCTCCCATAGAGGGGATAAGTAAGGTCGAGGTGAAGAAGCAGGGCGGCACTTACCTCTCAGTGTACTACAACGGTCCCATAAGGACCGCAGGAGGGACTGAGGGAGCGATAAGCGTGCTTATGGCTGATTATATAAGGCAGAGGCTTGGGATCGATAGATATAGGCCAACTCAAGAGGAGATAGAGAGGTACGTTGAGGAGGTCTCACTTTACAAGAGGATAGCCCATCTCCAGTACAATTCAGAGCCTAATGAAGTCAGAATAGCTGTATCAAATCTACCAGTCGAGATAACAGGTCCCCCCACGGAGAAGGAGGAGGTATCATCTTTCAGGAACTTGCCGAGGGTCGAGACCAATAGGGTGAGGGGAGGAGCTGTCCTAGTCATAAACGATTGCATAATACAGAAGGCCAAGAAGCTGAAGAAGATAATAGATCAGATAAAGAAGATAGGGTTCGATGATTCATGCTGGGGCTGGATAGAGGGGAAGAAGGAGGAAGAGAGTGAGGAAGAAGCTGGAGGCTGCCCGGTGATTGAGCCATCTTACAAGTACCTGAAGGATGCTGTCATGGGGAGGCCCGTGCTTTCGCATCCCTCGAGGATAGGAGGCTTCAGGCTCAGGTATGGGAGGGCCAGGAATACGGGATTAGCTTCGATAGGGATGAATCCAGCTACAATGTATTTACTCGATAGCTTCATAGCCGTCGGGACTCAGGTCAGGATAGAGAGACCTGGTAAGAGCGCTGTCGTCATGCCTGTCGATTCCATAGAGGGGCCCACCGTCAGGCTCAGGGACGGGAGCGTAATCAGAGTAGATGATCCTGATGAGGCAATGAGGATAATGGATCAGGTAGAGGAGATAATACACTTAGGGGATGTGCTGATAGGTTACGGGGAGTTCCTGGAGAACAACCACCCGCTGCTGCCATCCGCATGGGTGGAGGAGTGGTGGGAGGCTCTAGTGAGGAGGAAGGGGCTCAGGGCTGTTAGGGGATTCGAGGATGCATTGAGAGCATCTAGGGAGCTGGATGTCCCTTTACACCCCAGGTTCACTTACTACTGGGAGCACATAACATCGGAGGAGCTGCTCAAGTTAGCTGGGGCGATAAGGAACTCTGAAAGAGCTGAGATTGACTTAAATGAGGATATAAAGAGGATTCTGGAGCTTTTGGGAGTCCCCCATAGGGTTCAAAATGGTAAGATAGTGCTAGATGAGGAGGACTGGAAGGCATTGAGTTACATAGCATCCAAGCTGCCTGAGAGCTTAGAGCTCCCGAGGTACGCGACGATAAAGGTGCTGAATCAATACTTAGATGTCAAGGTCATGCCGAAGGGTCCAACGAAGATAGGGATGAGAGTTGGGAGGCCCGAGAAAGCGAAGCCCAGGAAGATGAAGCCACCTGTGAACCTCCTCTTCCCCGTTGGTAACTTGAAAGGTTCATCCAGATCCCTAGATCTGGCTTATGAGAAGGGGAGCGTTAACGTAGAAGTAGCTCTGAGGCTTTGTAGGAAATGCGGATCTAGGACGACTCTATTCAGATGCCCTAACTGCGGATCCCCCACTTATAAGATCTCATTCTGCCCCATATGCGGGAAGCAGGTGAATGGGAAGTGTCAGGATCATCCTAACGCTGAACCAGTCCCTTACAGGAGCGTGAAGCTGAACATAAGGGAGGAAGTTGATAGGGCCCTCAGGAAGCTGGGGGAGAGCCCAGGTATATTGGAGAGGGTTAAGGGAGTCAAGGGGCTCACCAGCGGATCTAAGATACCTGAGCCCATCGAGAAGGGGATATTGAGGGCTAAGCACGGGCTCTCCGTCTTCAAGGATGGGACAGTTAGGTTCGATGCTGTTAACGCTGTGCTGACCCATTTCAAGCCTGAGGAGATAGGGGTAAGCGTTGAGAAGCTGAGGGAGCTCGGTTATCTGGAGGACGTCGAGGGGAAGTATTTGGAGAGGGAGGATCAACTATTGGAGCTGAAAGTCCAGGATATAATAATACCTAGGGCTGCAGCTAAGTATCTGCTATCTATCGCCAACTATATAGATGAACTTCTCGTCAAATTCTACGGACTCGAGCCTTTCTACAATCTGAGGGACGAGAGCGATCTAATAGGACAGCTGGTCCTCACAATATCCCCACATACTTTCGTCGCTAACCTAGCTAGGATAATAGGCTTCACCAATGCTGACGTAATATTCGCGCATCCCTTCCTCCACGCTGCCAAGAGGAGGAACGTGGACGGTGATGAGGATTCGATAATGCTAGCTCTAGATGCCTTAATCAACTTCTCCAGGGAGTTCCTCCCATCTAGCCCTGGAGGCAGGGAGGATGCCCCCCTCCTCCTGGTGACCAAAGTGGATCCTAAGTACATAGATGATGAGGTCTACAACATGGAGGTCTCAGAGCTGCCTCCCGAGTTCTATGAAGCCACATACAAGTTTGAAGATCCATCTAAGCTCAAGGGGATTATTGAGACAGTTGGAAGTAGAATAGAGGCTGGAGATCTCTACCCGAAGATAGTGGGATCGATAGAGACATCCAGGATGGATCTAGGACCCCTTCAGACGACGTATAGGAAGCTTGAGACAATGTCAGATAAAATGGAAGCTCATTTCTCCCTGGAGAGGAAAATAAGGGCTGTAGATGAGAAGGACGCTTTATCAAGGGCCTTAACTTCCCACTTCCTCAGGGATATAATCGGGAACTTGAGGAAGTTCGGGCAGCAGGAGTTCAGGTGCAGCGAGTGCAACGCTAAGTACAGGAGGCCCCCCATATCCGGGAGATGCCCCAGGTGCGGCGGCAACATAGTGCTGACTGTCCACAAGGGCACCGTGCTGAAGTACCTCAAGCCCACTCTCGAGCTCATAAGGAGGTACGGCATGGAGGGTTACCTCTCCCAGAGAGTGAAGCTGATAGAGGGCGAGATATCCTCCTTATTCAAGGAGGAGAAAATAAATTCAGCGGATCTATCGAGATTCCTCTGCAATGAGAGGAAAGTGAAGCTAGTGGATTTCCTTTAG
- a CDS encoding translation initiation factor IF-2 subunit alpha: MSSSPFPKRNDLVVATVKSVEEHGVTVSLDEYDGLEAYIPRSHVASGRIKDIRDFVKEGDKVVGRVIRADKKLGQVDLSLRYVSETERREKLEEWKERNRVLSMLKLAAQRAGYQDADSVAREAYERLQAYYKNPLDALEDVIYEGPEPLIKAGVDEKLAEELKAIVEGQLKPPIYVKDLVVKVVSYASDGVERVRRILSRGLEASSGADVDIYAAGAPRYVISIRSRDPKVVKRAASSIIKAMEREVGASDHLELVEERERRKRT, from the coding sequence ATGAGCTCCTCACCTTTCCCGAAGAGGAACGATCTAGTGGTAGCTACTGTCAAGTCAGTTGAGGAGCACGGAGTCACCGTGAGCCTCGATGAGTACGATGGGCTTGAAGCTTACATACCCAGGAGCCACGTGGCCTCTGGGAGGATAAAGGACATAAGGGATTTCGTTAAGGAGGGAGATAAAGTAGTTGGGAGGGTCATAAGGGCTGATAAGAAGCTAGGACAGGTCGACCTGAGCTTGAGGTATGTGAGCGAGACTGAGAGGAGGGAGAAGCTCGAGGAATGGAAGGAGAGGAATAGAGTCCTATCCATGCTCAAGTTAGCTGCCCAGAGGGCAGGTTATCAGGATGCCGATAGCGTCGCTAGGGAAGCTTACGAGAGGCTGCAAGCTTACTACAAGAACCCCCTGGATGCCCTCGAGGATGTGATATACGAGGGGCCGGAGCCCCTGATTAAAGCGGGTGTTGATGAGAAGCTCGCTGAGGAGCTGAAAGCCATAGTAGAGGGGCAGTTGAAGCCACCTATATATGTGAAGGATCTCGTGGTCAAGGTAGTGAGTTACGCGAGCGATGGGGTTGAGAGGGTCAGGAGGATACTGAGCAGGGGGCTGGAGGCATCATCCGGGGCTGATGTAGATATATACGCAGCCGGAGCCCCTAGATACGTGATATCCATAAGATCTAGGGATCCGAAGGTTGTTAAGAGGGCGGCCAGTAGCATAATTAAGGCCATGGAGAGGGAGGTAGGGGCCAGCGATCACCTCGAGCTAGTCGAGGAGAGGGAGAGGAGGAAGAGGACATGA
- a CDS encoding DNA primase large subunit, with product MPTSRFELPFSKAAAELIKDMTLEDLAEDPMLEEARKLARERLMMAIRGKGFHTERSQPLEVYSFVAAKLIAAAAGRTVLARLANYEAKRFMKRCQGMSLDQLKTIAKELGVELREDGELWMDLASYLRGASKIGGGRWRLVNRVVSRGFVLISRYELERILSEYVRENVMNTPQVELPDKLKRIADEISEISSKSRRPVDIKGELPPCIEELIEKVKRGENISHQARFALASSLLSRGWKEERVVDLFRSLPDFSEKVTTYQVSHIAKRRYKPPSCDTMREWGLCPGDCGRRRV from the coding sequence TTGCCCACCTCCAGGTTTGAGCTCCCCTTCTCGAAGGCTGCGGCTGAATTAATCAAGGACATGACTTTAGAGGACCTAGCTGAGGATCCTATGCTAGAGGAAGCTAGGAAACTCGCTAGAGAGAGGCTAATGATGGCTATAAGAGGGAAGGGATTCCACACAGAGAGGAGCCAGCCCCTAGAAGTATACTCATTCGTCGCAGCTAAGTTGATAGCAGCCGCAGCAGGTAGGACCGTGCTAGCTAGATTAGCTAACTATGAGGCGAAGAGGTTCATGAAGAGGTGTCAGGGGATGAGCTTGGATCAGCTCAAAACCATAGCTAAGGAGCTTGGCGTTGAGCTCAGGGAAGATGGGGAGCTCTGGATGGACCTAGCTAGTTACCTGAGGGGGGCATCCAAGATAGGGGGAGGGAGGTGGAGGCTGGTGAACAGGGTAGTCTCGAGGGGCTTCGTACTCATAAGCAGGTACGAGCTCGAGAGAATCCTATCGGAGTACGTCAGGGAGAACGTGATGAATACGCCGCAAGTAGAACTGCCTGATAAACTGAAGAGGATAGCTGATGAGATTTCTGAGATCTCCTCGAAATCGAGGAGGCCCGTAGACATTAAAGGTGAGCTGCCTCCCTGCATAGAGGAGCTGATCGAGAAGGTGAAGAGGGGGGAGAACATAAGCCATCAAGCCAGATTCGCCCTCGCTTCATCCTTACTCAGCAGGGGATGGAAGGAGGAGAGAGTGGTAGATTTATTCAGATCCCTCCCCGATTTCAGCGAGAAGGTAACGACATACCAGGTCTCCCATATAGCTAAGAGGAGATATAAGCCCCCCAGCTGCGATACGATGAGGGAATGGGGCCTCTGCCCCGGGGATTGCGGGAGGAGGAGGGTCTGA
- a CDS encoding 50S ribosomal protein L44e, translated as MQVPEKINTYCPRCKKHTSHKVSLYKAGRARKLSWGQRQLERKRRGYGGEPRGMLRRKAKTTKKVLLVLTCEECGRKVMRNLGRLAKVEIQR; from the coding sequence ATGCAAGTTCCGGAGAAGATTAACACATACTGCCCTAGGTGTAAGAAGCACACCTCTCACAAGGTCTCCCTCTATAAGGCTGGCAGGGCGAGGAAGCTCTCGTGGGGCCAGAGGCAGTTGGAGAGGAAGAGGAGAGGTTACGGTGGCGAGCCCAGGGGGATGCTCAGGAGGAAAGCTAAAACTACGAAGAAGGTTTTGCTGGTCCTCACATGCGAGGAGTGCGGCAGGAAAGTTATGAGGAACCTGGGAAGACTGGCGAAGGTTGAGATACAGAGGTGA
- a CDS encoding sulfurtransferase TusA family protein produces the protein MEKPSVTVDARGLTCPGPLTNLIKAYRKANVGDIIEILATDPGFKPDLEAWARRTENEIISVSEEGGVIRALIRVKKK, from the coding sequence TTGGAGAAGCCCAGCGTAACTGTAGATGCCAGGGGTCTGACGTGCCCCGGCCCCCTGACTAATCTGATAAAGGCCTATAGGAAGGCCAATGTGGGCGATATAATAGAGATTTTAGCGACAGATCCAGGATTCAAGCCGGACTTAGAGGCTTGGGCTAGGAGGACTGAGAACGAGATAATAAGCGTATCAGAGGAAGGAGGAGTTATAAGAGCCCTGATAAGGGTCAAGAAGAAGTAG